In one window of Littorina saxatilis isolate snail1 linkage group LG11, US_GU_Lsax_2.0, whole genome shotgun sequence DNA:
- the LOC138980607 gene encoding uncharacterized protein — protein MMFSSKWSRSIKCWLLCLGAFCIVNFFLLLSFRRFPTPANQRLASKLTIPVLQETSVRRTTSIATTTATTTTTTTTTTTTTTTPKPTSAQDKCQPVPEKFPHQHQLFPCNWRTSKTPCTHWFRAVLRCNKSSVDIVEERVKVGTPPVAVAFNDSCLLRAVRSQRCSQTGRPVPRVVHYVQFSPSGKQGRELPIYTFLGLVSVIRFLQPCLLLFHADHLPYGKHWEALQQLTSRLVHVNRTAPAAIFGHVIERIEHKSDVARLEAMRAFGGIYLDTDEVILQPMDDLMKHHVTMAWERRNAAFGNGLFLAEPNNTFLNTWYAGYKKFSNSWWAYFSTTLPRVLYNKHPEYKIHVVDTFFRPNLYNITGLFYEGRYDWSNHYALHLYYRRNQKYFKGNFEQKNTTLGDVARHILFGDKKRCLKP, from the exons ATGATGTTCTCTTCTAAATGGTCACGCTCCATCAAATGTTGGCTGCTATGCCTCGGTGCGTTCTGCATCGTCAATTTCTTCTTGCTCCTGTCGTTTCGTCGTTTTCCCACCCCTGCCAATCAACGGCTAG caTCGAAATTGACAATTCCTGTGCTCCAAGAAACTTCCGTAAGGAGAACAACCAGCATTGCCACCACCACtgccacaaccaccaccaccactacaaccacaaccaccactaCTACGACACCTAAACCTACTTCTGCGCAAGACAAATGCCAACCAGTTCCAGAGAAATTCCCACACCAGCATCAACTTTTTCCTTGTAACTGGAGGACCTCAAAGACGCCTTGCACACACTGGTTCAGGGCGGTTCTGCGTTGTAACAAATCGTCCGTTGACATCGTGGAGGAGAGGGTCAAAGTTGGCACGCCACCGGTCGCTGTTGCGTTCAACGATTCCTGCTTGTTGCGAGCGGTGCGCAGTCAACGCTGCTCCCAGACCGGTCGCCCGGTTCCTAGAGTCGTGCATTATGTGCAGTTCTCCCCGTCGG GGAAACAAGGGAGAGAATTGCCCATCTACACGTTTTTGGGTCTCGTCAGCGTCATCCGTTTCCTCCAGCCTTGTCTTCTTCTCTTTCATGCCGATCATCTCCCTTACGGTAAACACTGGGAGGCGCTGCAGCAGCTGACGTCACGACTGGTGCACGTGAACCGAACAGCCCCGGCAGCCATATTTGGTCACGTGATAGAGAGGATCGAACACAAGTCGGACGTGGCGAGATTGGAAGCCATGAgag CATTTGGGGGCATCTACTTGGATACAGATGAGGTGATACTTCAGCCAATGGACGATCTGATGAAGCATCACGTGACGATGGCTTGGGAAAGACGTAATGCAGCGTTTGGCAACGGACTCTTTTTGGCGGAGCCAAACAACACGTTTTTGAACACCTGGTATGCTGGGTATAAAAAGTTCTCCAACTCCTGGTGGGCTTATTTTTCAACAACCTTGCCCCGTGTATTGTATAACAAGCACCCGGAGTATAAAATCCACGTCGTTGACACATTCTTTCGACCAAACTTGTACAACATTACCGGACTGTTCTATGAGGGTCGGTACGATTGGTCGAATCACTACGCTTTGCATTTGTATTACCGACGCAATCAGAAGTATTTCAAAGGTAATTTTGAACAGAAAAACACCACGCTTGGAGACGTAGCGCGCCATATTTTATTTGGTGATAAGAAGAGGTGTCTGAAGCCATAA